In one window of Agromyces badenianii DNA:
- the ectB gene encoding diaminobutyrate--2-oxoglutarate transaminase — protein sequence MSDAATLDVFDRRESEVRGYIRAFPTVFDRASGSTLIDADGREYLDFFAGAGVLNYGHNNPVFTRALIEYLERDGIIHGLDMATSAKRSFIEAFERYVLEPRGLDHKLQFTGPTGANAVEAALKVARQATGRSNVVAFTNGFHGLSLGALAATGNSTYREAAGITLDGITRLPFDGYLGIDVDTLDLLEKMLDDPGSGLDLPAAVIVEAVQGEGGINVASVPWLQRLRSLTESRGILLILDEIQAGVGRTGAFFAFEAAGIVPDIVTVSKSISGSGLPMSLVLLRPEVDVWKPGAHTGTFRGNNLAFVSARVALETYWADSALTDGVAAKSALLRAELDRIAAEHPELGLAPRGRGLMYGLACDGDRTLAARISAEAFTRGLIIETSGAFDEVLKFLPALTITDDELRRGLAIVRESLDAVLAG from the coding sequence ATGAGCGACGCTGCGACCCTGGACGTCTTCGACCGCCGAGAGTCCGAGGTGCGCGGGTACATCCGCGCGTTCCCCACGGTCTTCGACCGCGCGAGCGGCTCGACCCTCATCGATGCCGACGGGCGCGAGTACCTCGACTTCTTCGCCGGCGCGGGGGTGCTGAACTACGGGCACAACAATCCCGTCTTCACGCGCGCGCTCATCGAGTACCTCGAGCGCGACGGCATCATCCACGGCCTCGACATGGCGACGTCGGCCAAGCGCTCCTTCATCGAGGCGTTCGAGCGGTACGTGCTCGAGCCGCGAGGCCTCGACCACAAGCTGCAGTTCACCGGCCCGACCGGTGCGAACGCGGTCGAGGCGGCGCTGAAGGTCGCCCGCCAGGCGACGGGCCGTTCCAACGTCGTCGCGTTCACGAACGGGTTCCACGGGCTGAGCCTCGGCGCGCTCGCCGCGACGGGCAACAGCACGTATCGCGAGGCTGCGGGCATCACCCTCGACGGCATCACCCGCCTGCCCTTCGACGGCTACCTCGGCATCGACGTCGACACCCTCGACCTGCTCGAGAAGATGCTCGACGACCCCGGATCGGGCCTCGACCTGCCCGCCGCCGTCATCGTCGAAGCCGTGCAGGGCGAGGGCGGCATCAACGTCGCGAGCGTGCCGTGGCTGCAGCGCCTTCGGTCGTTGACCGAGTCGCGAGGCATCCTGCTGATCCTCGACGAGATCCAGGCGGGCGTCGGCCGCACCGGCGCCTTCTTCGCCTTCGAGGCAGCGGGCATCGTGCCCGACATCGTCACCGTCTCGAAGTCGATCTCGGGCTCGGGCCTGCCGATGTCGCTCGTGCTGCTGCGCCCCGAGGTCGACGTGTGGAAGCCCGGCGCTCACACCGGCACGTTCCGAGGCAACAACCTCGCGTTCGTGTCGGCGCGCGTCGCGCTCGAGACCTACTGGGCCGACTCGGCGCTCACCGACGGCGTGGCCGCGAAGTCGGCGCTGCTGCGCGCCGAGCTCGACCGCATCGCCGCCGAACACCCCGAGCTCGGCCTCGCCCCGCGCGGCCGCGGCCTGATGTACGGCCTCGCCTGCGACGGCGACCGCACCCTCGCGGCCCGCATCTCGGCCGAGGCGTTCACGCGCGGACTCATCATCGAGACCTCGGGCGCCTTCGACGAGGTGCTGAAGTTCCTCCCGGCGCTCACGATCACCGACGACGAGCTGCGTCGCGGCCTCGCGATCGTGCGCGAGAGCCTCGACGCGGTGCTCGCCGGCTGA
- a CDS encoding PucR family transcriptional regulator: MDEVISPTPPLRSAAPPVTLGELIEQLGPRTIASIGAPGTRVAVTGTEFLDIADEVPDAPGTLLLAPSTASLSTARLAAVAAGAAERGAAGLAVKCSSDRIPALAAIAESSGLPLLRVADRISWRLLDAQLTHLLGEAEAPLAGPQDRGAEPLFALANELAEFFGGSVAIEDLSRNILAYSSVPGQLIDALRTHGILARQVPASPYNDDQYRTVLRSEGAIKYPRLGEEEPRVAVAIKAGALPLGSIWAIDAAGEGPVTPEQDERMRRASALAGAHLLDDLRAHSTNQRPREDRLRTLLTGIDLTGTEFAELGIPEERGAVLLGFDVPGAGPTAIAQLRSTVIRHLVLHRPDAVAVAHRGRVYTLFAAGDVDEAVTVARPLLPLIDRLVGEGTRVAVAGPTHRSGDVAGARELADRLLGAAARGAGSSMPRIVTAANVRPSLVVERVAELFAAAAELRDPALDALSEAEGTRPIVETLLVWLECFGNVAQTAERLDVHQNTVRHRLRRASETHGIKLELADERLAAWLQLRANAP, encoded by the coding sequence ATGGATGAAGTGATCTCTCCAACTCCGCCGCTTCGCTCTGCAGCGCCGCCCGTGACACTCGGCGAGCTCATCGAGCAGCTCGGACCCCGCACGATCGCCTCGATCGGTGCGCCGGGCACACGGGTCGCCGTCACGGGCACCGAGTTCCTCGACATCGCCGACGAGGTTCCGGATGCCCCGGGCACGCTGCTGCTCGCGCCGTCGACCGCCTCGCTCAGCACCGCCCGGCTCGCCGCCGTCGCGGCCGGAGCCGCCGAGCGCGGCGCCGCGGGACTCGCGGTCAAGTGCAGCTCCGACCGGATTCCCGCGCTCGCGGCGATCGCCGAGTCGAGCGGGCTGCCGCTGCTGCGCGTCGCCGACCGCATCAGCTGGCGCCTCCTCGACGCTCAGCTCACGCACCTCCTGGGCGAGGCGGAGGCTCCGCTGGCAGGCCCGCAGGATCGCGGCGCAGAGCCGCTCTTCGCGCTCGCGAACGAGCTCGCCGAGTTCTTCGGCGGCTCGGTCGCGATCGAAGACCTCAGCCGCAACATCCTCGCTTACTCCTCGGTGCCCGGCCAGCTGATCGACGCGCTGCGCACGCACGGCATCCTCGCGCGGCAGGTGCCGGCCTCGCCGTACAACGACGACCAGTACCGCACCGTGCTCCGTTCGGAGGGGGCGATCAAGTACCCGCGACTCGGCGAGGAGGAGCCGAGGGTCGCCGTCGCGATCAAGGCCGGTGCGCTGCCGCTCGGCAGCATCTGGGCGATCGACGCCGCAGGCGAGGGGCCGGTGACGCCGGAACAGGATGAGCGGATGCGTCGTGCGAGCGCCCTCGCCGGCGCCCACCTGCTCGACGATCTCCGGGCGCACTCGACCAATCAGCGTCCGCGCGAAGACCGCTTGCGCACCTTGCTCACCGGGATCGACCTGACGGGCACCGAGTTCGCCGAGCTCGGCATTCCCGAGGAGCGCGGCGCGGTGCTGCTCGGCTTCGACGTGCCGGGTGCGGGGCCGACCGCGATCGCCCAGCTCCGCTCCACCGTCATCAGGCACCTCGTGCTGCATCGGCCCGATGCGGTCGCCGTCGCCCACCGCGGGCGGGTCTATACGCTGTTCGCCGCGGGCGACGTCGACGAGGCCGTCACGGTCGCGCGTCCGCTGCTGCCGCTCATCGATCGACTCGTCGGCGAAGGCACGAGGGTCGCGGTCGCCGGGCCCACCCATCGCTCGGGCGACGTCGCCGGTGCCCGCGAGCTCGCCGACCGGCTGCTCGGTGCGGCAGCGCGCGGTGCCGGCTCCTCGATGCCGCGCATCGTCACGGCCGCCAATGTGCGCCCCAGCCTCGTCGTCGAGCGAGTCGCCGAGCTGTTCGCCGCCGCCGCCGAGCTGCGGGACCCGGCACTCGACGCGCTGTCGGAGGCCGAGGGCACCCGGCCGATCGTGGAGACGCTGCTGGTGTGGCTCGAGTGCTTCGGCAACGTGGCGCAGACCGCCGAGCGGCTCGACGTGCACCAGAACACCGTGCGGCACCGCTTGCGCCGCGCGAGCGAGACGCACGGCATCAAGCTGGAACTCGCCGACGAGCGACTCGCGGCATGGCTCCAGTTGCGCGCGAACGCACCCTGA
- a CDS encoding transporter substrate-binding domain-containing protein, translating to MIARTTTLFSATAIAAALVLTGCSGAGGSGDDAAAASGPNLPTGDEISTTADPALTALLPQEIIDKGSIDIAVDIPFPPMAMYDDANREIGFDPELARLLGQKLDIDVSLNKQAFDSVIPSLQAGNNDIIMSGMNDTPERQETLTFVDYTHGGFAILVPAGNPNGVTTQTDLCGKTVSVQKATVQGELLRAMDCGSTPVTVTELPSDLDAQTALRAGKSDAYVADAVVAEYVAATTDDGKAFDVVRDPENPAGFDPVYSGIGILKADTELIDAIQQALQALIDEGAYQEVLERNNISAYAVESAEVNQGAGQ from the coding sequence ATGATCGCACGCACCACCACCCTGTTCAGCGCGACGGCGATCGCCGCCGCACTCGTTCTCACCGGATGCTCCGGCGCCGGCGGCTCGGGCGACGACGCCGCCGCGGCATCCGGCCCGAACCTGCCGACCGGCGACGAGATCTCGACCACCGCCGACCCGGCGCTCACCGCGCTGCTGCCCCAGGAGATCATCGACAAGGGGAGCATCGACATCGCCGTCGACATCCCCTTCCCGCCGATGGCGATGTACGACGACGCGAACCGCGAGATCGGGTTCGACCCCGAACTCGCACGCCTGCTCGGCCAGAAGCTCGACATCGACGTCTCGCTCAACAAGCAGGCCTTCGACTCGGTGATCCCCTCGCTGCAGGCGGGCAACAACGACATCATCATGAGCGGCATGAACGATACGCCGGAGCGCCAGGAGACCCTGACCTTCGTCGACTACACCCACGGCGGGTTCGCCATCCTCGTGCCGGCGGGCAACCCGAACGGCGTCACGACCCAGACCGACCTCTGCGGCAAGACCGTCTCGGTGCAGAAGGCCACCGTGCAGGGCGAGCTGCTGCGCGCGATGGACTGCGGCTCGACCCCCGTGACCGTGACCGAGCTGCCGTCGGACCTCGACGCGCAGACGGCGCTGCGGGCGGGCAAGAGCGACGCCTACGTCGCCGACGCGGTCGTCGCCGAGTACGTCGCGGCGACCACCGACGACGGCAAGGCCTTCGACGTGGTGCGCGACCCCGAGAACCCCGCCGGCTTCGACCCGGTGTACAGCGGCATCGGCATCCTCAAGGCCGACACCGAACTCATCGACGCGATCCAGCAGGCGCTGCAGGCGCTCATCGACGAGGGCGCCTACCAGGAGGTGCTCGAGCGCAACAACATCAGCGCCTACGCGGTCGAGTCGGCCGAGGTGAATCAGGGGGCCGGGCAATGA
- a CDS encoding ABC-F family ATP-binding cassette domain-containing protein has translation MSLIRLNDVSMEFDGRPVLREAFLKLRQGDRIGLIGKNGTGKTTFLELVLGRREPSGGTVDVTLGTTIGYFSQFSELDGEQSVQQTLSDHFAAVHETQARLDEIGARLAEPMTDDAMNRLLAEQGELFERMDAIGGWTYENTIDTVLTSLGFDEERRHLPVDRLSGGWRNRAALALILVQAPDVLLLDEPTNFLDLDGVRWIEGWLGGFTGAVLVVSHDRQFLDGVVTRIVEIENFRLQDYEGNYSAYVHAKQSRLKMLERQFAHEEELLAYEQAASTARREAARNPSNAVARRLADIKKRQAPRPIDQIITAIYDGLRVSNDLLTVTGLSKGFNGSLLFEGLSFDLQRGDRVAVLGSNGSGKSTLLDVLTGETEADAGTVRWAKGARYVSYNRVYAELDLEDTVGHAVNAYPDSLAFTATKKSVNRFLAMLQFSEADLQQKIGTLSGGQRARVAIAQCLLSGAAVIVLDEPTNHLDITSTQVMERALTHFPGAVIVVSHDRFFVDKLADRLLVFDGSPRVLETAATGAL, from the coding sequence GTGAGCCTGATCCGCCTGAACGACGTGAGCATGGAGTTCGACGGGAGGCCCGTGCTGCGCGAGGCGTTCCTCAAGCTGCGGCAGGGCGACCGCATCGGCCTCATCGGCAAGAACGGCACGGGCAAGACGACGTTCCTCGAGCTCGTGCTCGGCCGGCGCGAGCCCTCGGGCGGCACCGTCGACGTGACCCTCGGCACGACGATCGGATACTTCTCCCAGTTCTCGGAGCTCGACGGCGAGCAGAGCGTGCAGCAGACGCTGAGCGACCACTTCGCCGCGGTGCACGAGACGCAGGCGCGTCTCGACGAGATCGGTGCGCGGCTGGCGGAGCCGATGACGGATGACGCGATGAACCGCCTGCTCGCCGAGCAGGGCGAGCTGTTCGAGCGCATGGACGCGATCGGCGGCTGGACCTACGAGAACACGATCGACACCGTGCTCACGAGCCTCGGCTTCGACGAGGAGCGGCGACACCTGCCGGTCGACCGCCTGTCGGGCGGATGGCGCAACCGCGCCGCGCTCGCGCTCATCCTCGTGCAGGCGCCCGACGTGCTGCTGCTCGACGAGCCGACGAACTTCCTCGACCTCGACGGGGTGCGCTGGATCGAGGGATGGCTCGGCGGCTTCACCGGCGCGGTGCTCGTGGTCTCGCACGACCGGCAGTTCCTCGACGGCGTGGTCACCCGCATCGTCGAGATCGAGAACTTCCGGCTGCAGGACTACGAGGGCAACTACTCCGCGTACGTGCATGCCAAGCAGTCGCGGCTGAAGATGCTCGAGCGCCAGTTCGCCCACGAAGAGGAGCTGCTCGCCTACGAGCAGGCCGCGTCGACCGCCCGCCGTGAGGCCGCGCGCAACCCCTCGAACGCGGTCGCGCGTCGCCTCGCCGACATCAAGAAGCGTCAGGCGCCGCGCCCGATCGACCAGATCATCACCGCCATCTACGACGGGCTGCGGGTCAGCAACGACCTGCTGACGGTCACAGGGCTCTCGAAGGGCTTCAACGGCTCGCTGCTCTTCGAAGGGCTCTCGTTCGACCTGCAACGCGGCGACCGGGTCGCGGTGCTCGGCTCGAACGGCTCGGGCAAGTCGACGCTGCTCGACGTGCTCACCGGTGAGACCGAAGCGGATGCCGGCACGGTGCGCTGGGCGAAGGGCGCCAGGTACGTCTCGTACAACCGGGTCTACGCCGAGCTCGACCTCGAGGACACCGTCGGGCATGCGGTGAACGCCTACCCCGACTCGCTCGCGTTCACGGCGACGAAGAAGAGCGTGAACCGGTTCCTCGCGATGCTGCAGTTCTCGGAGGCCGACCTGCAGCAGAAGATCGGCACCCTCTCGGGCGGTCAGCGCGCCCGCGTGGCGATCGCGCAGTGCCTGCTCTCGGGTGCCGCCGTGATCGTGCTCGACGAGCCGACGAACCACCTCGACATCACCTCGACGCAGGTGATGGAACGCGCCCTGACGCACTTCCCGGGCGCGGTCATCGTGGTCAGCCACGACCGGTTCTTCGTCGACAAGCTCGCCGACCGGCTGCTCGTGTTCGACGGGTCGCCGCGAGTGCTCGAGACGGCGGCCACCGGGGCGCTCTGA
- a CDS encoding DUF2975 domain-containing protein, translated as MQKIDRVVVPLRVLLVLVFAGLLLAQLLSLPGQFSHMAAENPELGFIPWLLLILALLEAVCFQVVIVCTWRLLTLVGSDRIFSEEAFVWVDAIVWAMVVAWLLLAGVAAYLVSVIYFTPELRDPGVPIALTGMVLIGGVMVLTMVVMRALLRQATVLRSDLEEVI; from the coding sequence ATGCAGAAGATCGATCGGGTCGTGGTGCCCCTCAGAGTCTTGCTCGTGCTCGTCTTCGCGGGCCTGCTCCTGGCGCAGCTCCTGAGCCTGCCCGGGCAGTTCTCGCACATGGCCGCCGAGAACCCCGAACTCGGGTTCATCCCGTGGCTGCTGCTGATCCTCGCGCTCCTCGAGGCGGTGTGCTTCCAGGTCGTGATCGTCTGCACGTGGCGGCTGCTCACGCTGGTCGGCTCGGATCGCATCTTCAGCGAGGAGGCCTTCGTGTGGGTCGACGCGATCGTGTGGGCGATGGTCGTCGCGTGGCTGCTGCTCGCGGGCGTGGCCGCCTACCTCGTCTCGGTCATCTACTTCACCCCCGAACTCCGAGACCCGGGCGTGCCGATCGCCTTGACCGGCATGGTGCTGATCGGCGGGGTCATGGTGCTGACGATGGTCGTGATGCGAGCGCTGCTGCGGCAGGCGACCGTCTTGCGCAGCGACCTGGAAGAAGTGATCTGA
- a CDS encoding helix-turn-helix domain-containing protein, whose amino-acid sequence MPIVVRIDLELARRKMSVGEFAERVGLTPANVAVLKNGRAKAVRFTTLDAMCRVLECQPGDLLEWVDEEGEAGALDDAAERGGGGPGEAEHTP is encoded by the coding sequence ATGCCGATCGTGGTGCGCATCGACCTCGAGCTCGCCAGGCGCAAGATGAGCGTCGGCGAGTTCGCCGAGCGCGTGGGGCTGACGCCCGCGAACGTGGCCGTGCTGAAGAACGGCCGCGCCAAGGCGGTGCGCTTCACGACCCTCGACGCGATGTGCCGCGTGCTCGAATGCCAGCCCGGCGACCTGCTCGAGTGGGTCGACGAAGAGGGCGAGGCGGGCGCGCTCGACGATGCGGCCGAGCGCGGGGGAGGCGGGCCCGGCGAGGCCGAGCACACCCCCTGA
- a CDS encoding VOC family protein, whose amino-acid sequence MDITLNLEVVIIPVGDVDRAKGFYEKLGFRLDADFQLSPAVRVVQVTPPGSGTSIIFGTGISAAAPGSIDSLMLVTSDIEAARTGLLTGGADVSGVFHGAEVGFPLAGGAGRAPGPDPDRASYGSFLSFADPDGNSWLVQEITERLPGRTWSTEQVDTGAVVLELLEQAAAAHGRHEADDLGGVYDEEWPAWYAAHMTRALADAGYAIIRAQNDSGEASTRDDG is encoded by the coding sequence ATGGACATCACCCTCAACCTCGAAGTCGTCATCATTCCGGTGGGCGACGTCGACCGGGCGAAGGGCTTCTACGAGAAGCTCGGGTTCCGGCTCGATGCCGACTTCCAGCTCAGCCCCGCCGTTCGCGTCGTCCAGGTCACGCCGCCCGGTTCCGGCACCTCGATCATCTTCGGCACCGGCATCTCGGCGGCCGCTCCCGGGTCGATCGACAGTCTCATGCTGGTCACCTCCGACATCGAGGCCGCTCGCACCGGGCTGCTGACCGGTGGCGCCGACGTCTCGGGCGTGTTCCACGGCGCGGAGGTGGGCTTCCCGCTCGCCGGTGGCGCCGGTCGTGCGCCGGGCCCCGACCCCGACCGCGCGTCGTACGGTTCGTTCCTCTCGTTCGCCGATCCCGATGGCAACTCCTGGCTCGTGCAGGAGATCACCGAACGGCTCCCCGGGCGCACCTGGAGCACCGAGCAGGTCGACACCGGCGCCGTGGTGCTCGAGCTGCTCGAGCAGGCCGCCGCCGCGCACGGCCGGCACGAGGCCGACGATCTCGGCGGCGTCTACGACGAGGAATGGCCCGCCTGGTACGCGGCGCACATGACGCGGGCCCTGGCCGACGCCGGCTACGCCATCATCCGGGCGCAGAACGACTCGGGCGAGGCATCCACTCGTGACGACGGCTGA
- the lysA gene encoding diaminopimelate decarboxylase: MTATRPAPDGTRLGELWRILPEEASASDDGVLEIGGVAVTELAERFGTPLHVYDEAGLRRQIRRFVDGLHERWPNSDVLFASKSLPAVGMYRLAQEEGLAVDIAGGGELQLALAAGVDPERLYFHGNAKTDAELQMALDARVGTIIVDNDDELDRLERLLERPQRLLLRVIPGVEAKTHASQATGGLNSKFGLPIDQAERAIARMRAHRLMEFEGVHLHIGSQILDTEQFAEAVAKISTVGSFGTYDVGGGLGVSYTYAEQAPSVESYLDAIVAAATAHLPAGARLLIEPGRSIVARAGVTLYRVTTVKRTGRTFVAVDGGLADQMDIALTQQRYEAIIADRLLEPWTETAQLVGRQCESGDLLVDGAPMPPARVGDLVVMLATGAYAYTMSNNYNGALKPAIVFVADGEARLVTRRETYLDLLATHAPATADVFV, translated from the coding sequence ATGACTGCGACTCGGCCCGCGCCTGACGGCACCCGCCTCGGCGAACTCTGGCGGATCCTGCCGGAGGAGGCGTCGGCGAGCGACGACGGCGTGCTCGAGATCGGCGGCGTCGCCGTCACCGAGCTGGCCGAACGGTTCGGCACTCCGCTGCACGTCTACGACGAGGCCGGGCTCCGTCGCCAGATCCGCCGGTTCGTCGACGGGCTGCACGAGCGCTGGCCGAACTCCGACGTGCTCTTCGCGTCGAAGTCGCTGCCTGCGGTCGGCATGTACCGTCTCGCGCAAGAGGAGGGACTCGCGGTCGACATCGCGGGCGGGGGAGAGCTGCAGCTCGCCCTCGCAGCCGGCGTCGACCCGGAGCGGCTCTACTTCCACGGCAACGCCAAGACCGACGCAGAGCTGCAGATGGCGCTCGACGCCCGGGTCGGCACGATCATCGTCGACAACGACGACGAACTCGACCGCCTCGAACGGCTGCTCGAGCGCCCGCAGAGACTGCTGCTGCGGGTCATCCCCGGCGTCGAGGCGAAGACGCACGCCTCGCAGGCGACCGGGGGCCTGAATTCGAAGTTCGGCCTGCCGATCGACCAGGCCGAGCGGGCGATCGCGCGAATGCGGGCGCACCGGTTGATGGAGTTCGAGGGCGTGCACCTGCACATCGGCTCCCAGATCCTCGACACCGAACAGTTCGCCGAGGCTGTGGCGAAGATCTCGACCGTCGGCAGCTTCGGCACCTACGACGTCGGCGGCGGGCTCGGCGTCAGCTACACCTATGCAGAGCAGGCCCCGAGCGTCGAGTCCTACCTCGACGCCATCGTCGCGGCCGCGACCGCGCATCTGCCGGCGGGCGCCCGGCTCCTGATCGAGCCGGGCCGATCGATCGTCGCGCGCGCCGGCGTGACGCTCTACCGGGTCACGACGGTCAAGCGCACGGGTCGCACGTTCGTCGCGGTCGACGGCGGGCTGGCCGACCAGATGGACATCGCCCTCACCCAGCAGCGCTACGAGGCGATCATCGCCGACCGGCTGCTCGAACCGTGGACCGAGACGGCGCAGCTCGTCGGGCGCCAGTGCGAGTCGGGAGACCTGCTCGTCGACGGCGCCCCGATGCCGCCGGCTCGCGTCGGCGACCTGGTCGTGATGCTGGCGACGGGCGCCTACGCCTACACGATGTCGAACAACTACAACGGGGCGCTGAAGCCCGCCATCGTCTTCGTCGCCGACGGCGAGGCCCGTCTCGTCACCCGCCGCGAGACCTATCTCGACCTGCTCGCCACGCATGCGCCGGCGACGGCCGACGTCTTCGTCTGA
- a CDS encoding GNAT family N-acetyltransferase has protein sequence MAIEVRPATTFDDVAAVIGPKRPTSNVCFCLSYRLLSSKENLALRGPERAERVRALCALDPAPGVLAYEGDEVVGWAAVHPRADTSFATNRRIPHVDDLDVWSVWCFRVRPGHRKTGISHYLLAGAVDFAREHGAPAIEGYPVDNAGEKVDLTMAYVGTRALFERAGFTKAADTDSVVSGFPRVLMRLDLD, from the coding sequence ATGGCGATCGAGGTGCGGCCCGCGACGACCTTCGACGACGTGGCGGCGGTCATCGGGCCGAAGCGGCCCACGTCGAACGTGTGCTTCTGCCTCAGCTACCGGCTGCTCTCATCGAAGGAGAATCTGGCGTTGCGCGGGCCCGAGCGGGCCGAGCGCGTGCGAGCGCTCTGCGCACTCGACCCGGCGCCCGGCGTGCTCGCCTACGAGGGCGACGAGGTGGTCGGCTGGGCGGCGGTGCACCCGCGCGCCGATACGAGCTTCGCGACGAACCGCAGGATCCCGCACGTCGATGACCTCGACGTGTGGTCGGTGTGGTGCTTCCGCGTGCGGCCCGGGCATCGCAAGACCGGCATCTCGCACTACCTGCTCGCCGGCGCGGTCGACTTCGCCCGTGAGCACGGCGCGCCCGCGATCGAGGGCTACCCCGTCGACAACGCGGGCGAGAAGGTCGACCTGACCATGGCCTACGTCGGCACCCGCGCGCTCTTCGAGCGGGCCGGCTTCACGAAGGCGGCCGACACCGACTCGGTGGTGAGCGGATTCCCGCGCGTGCTCATGCGGCTCGACCTCGATTGA
- a CDS encoding VOC family protein → MAELSAIQPCLWFDDQARAAMAFYVDVFPNSGITRIDEYPDESLDEHFAGMSGKVLNGQFTLNGVAFVCLDGGPLFTFNESISFVVSCADQAEIDHYWSKLSSVPESEQCGWCRDRFGVSWQIIPSNMGELTRRPEQIQVMMRQKKIVIAELENA, encoded by the coding sequence ATGGCCGAGCTCTCAGCGATCCAGCCGTGCCTGTGGTTCGACGACCAGGCACGCGCAGCGATGGCGTTCTACGTCGACGTCTTTCCGAACTCCGGCATCACGAGGATCGACGAGTATCCCGACGAATCGCTCGACGAGCACTTCGCCGGCATGTCGGGCAAAGTGCTGAACGGGCAGTTCACCCTGAACGGGGTCGCCTTCGTGTGCCTCGACGGCGGGCCCCTCTTCACCTTCAACGAGTCGATCTCGTTCGTCGTGTCGTGCGCAGACCAGGCCGAGATCGACCACTACTGGTCGAAGCTGTCGTCTGTGCCCGAGTCGGAGCAGTGCGGCTGGTGCAGAGACCGGTTCGGGGTCAGCTGGCAGATCATCCCCTCCAACATGGGCGAGCTGACGCGTCGCCCCGAGCAGATCCAGGTGATGATGCGCCAGAAGAAGATCGTGATCGCCGAGCTCGAGAACGCGTGA
- a CDS encoding aldo/keto reductase has translation MTETLTLNNGITMPALGYGVYQTPPDETAAAVASALRIGYRLIDTAGAYLNERGVGEAIRSSGLDRSELFIETKVWISDYGYDETLHAFEKSTRKLGIDQLDLLILHQPMPKRFDATVQAYRALETLLAEGRVRAIGVSNFMPDHLAALLEQTTVVPAVNQVEVHPYFSQPEVQAANASHGVLTQAWSPIGGITFYRGTGHSTLDDDVIGGIAVNHGKTPAQVMLRWHLQRGRSAIPKSVHEHRIAENFDVFDFELAGAELEAIDRLDTGVRGGPDPADITTDVFKLAIPEE, from the coding sequence ATGACGGAGACGCTCACCCTGAACAACGGAATCACCATGCCGGCGCTCGGCTACGGCGTGTACCAGACGCCTCCCGACGAGACCGCGGCGGCCGTGGCATCCGCGCTTCGCATCGGCTACCGCCTCATCGACACGGCCGGCGCGTACCTCAACGAGCGCGGCGTCGGCGAAGCCATCCGCAGCTCGGGACTCGACCGTTCGGAGCTCTTCATCGAGACCAAGGTGTGGATCAGCGACTACGGCTACGACGAGACCCTGCACGCCTTCGAGAAGAGCACGCGCAAGCTCGGCATCGACCAGCTCGACCTGCTCATCCTGCACCAGCCCATGCCGAAGCGATTCGATGCCACCGTGCAGGCGTACCGAGCGCTCGAGACCCTGCTCGCCGAGGGCCGGGTGCGCGCGATCGGCGTCAGCAACTTCATGCCCGACCACCTCGCAGCGCTGCTCGAGCAGACCACGGTGGTGCCGGCGGTGAACCAGGTGGAGGTGCATCCGTACTTCTCGCAACCCGAGGTGCAGGCCGCGAACGCGTCTCACGGCGTGCTCACGCAGGCATGGTCGCCGATCGGCGGCATCACGTTCTACCGCGGCACCGGCCACAGCACGCTCGACGACGACGTGATCGGCGGCATCGCGGTCAACCACGGCAAGACGCCCGCCCAGGTGATGCTGCGCTGGCACCTGCAGCGGGGCCGCTCAGCAATCCCGAAGTCGGTGCACGAACACCGCATCGCCGAGAACTTCGACGTGTTCGACTTCGAACTCGCGGGCGCTGAGCTCGAGGCGATCGACCGACTCGACACCGGCGTGCGCGGCGGCCCCGACCCCGCCGACATCACGACCGACGTGTTCAAGCTCGCGATCCCCGAGGAGTAG